Proteins from one Catenuloplanes atrovinosus genomic window:
- a CDS encoding zinc-dependent metalloprotease: MPDIPFGFALPGAQPPDPNDPQQMRQFMAQLQQLLASPGSGPVNWDLAKQVALSQLAANGDPSVSPYERNSVSEALRLADLWLEPASALPSGIRSSVAWNRTEWVNRTLDVWKKLCDPVAGRMVSAMGDLVPEEARAQLGPMQSMVATLGGALFGGQLGQALGSLAAEVLSAGDIGLPLGPAGMAALVPANIAQYGKGLELPEDEVRLYVALREAAHQRLFEHVPWLRAHVLGAVESYAAGITVNREAIEEAMGRIDPGNPESMQVMALEGIFSPEDTPQQQATLNRLETALALVEGWVCHVVDSAVADRLPNVVRLGEAFRRRRAAGGPAEQTFAALVGLELRPRRLREANALWAALTEHRGVAGRDSVWSHPDLLPTDDDFAHPEVFARSQLDFDIAELDDLPPASDD, translated from the coding sequence GTGCCTGACATCCCGTTCGGTTTCGCCCTGCCGGGCGCGCAGCCGCCCGACCCCAACGACCCGCAGCAGATGCGGCAGTTCATGGCGCAGCTGCAACAGCTCCTCGCGTCGCCGGGCAGCGGCCCGGTGAACTGGGATCTCGCCAAGCAGGTGGCGCTGAGCCAGCTCGCCGCGAACGGGGACCCGTCCGTCTCGCCGTACGAGCGGAACTCGGTCTCGGAGGCGCTGCGCCTCGCCGACCTCTGGCTGGAGCCCGCCTCCGCGCTGCCCTCCGGCATCCGCTCCTCCGTCGCGTGGAACCGGACGGAGTGGGTGAACCGGACGCTCGACGTCTGGAAGAAGCTGTGCGACCCGGTCGCCGGGCGGATGGTCTCCGCCATGGGCGACCTGGTGCCGGAGGAGGCGCGCGCCCAGCTCGGCCCGATGCAGTCGATGGTCGCCACGCTCGGTGGCGCGCTCTTCGGCGGCCAACTCGGCCAGGCGCTCGGCTCGCTCGCCGCCGAGGTGCTCTCCGCCGGCGACATCGGCCTCCCGCTCGGCCCCGCCGGCATGGCCGCGCTCGTCCCGGCGAACATCGCGCAGTACGGCAAGGGCCTGGAGCTCCCCGAGGACGAGGTCCGGCTGTACGTGGCGCTGCGCGAGGCCGCCCACCAGCGCCTCTTCGAGCACGTCCCGTGGCTGCGCGCGCACGTGCTCGGCGCCGTCGAGTCGTACGCGGCCGGCATCACGGTCAACCGCGAGGCGATCGAGGAGGCGATGGGCCGCATCGACCCGGGCAACCCCGAGTCGATGCAGGTGATGGCGCTGGAGGGCATCTTCAGCCCCGAGGACACGCCGCAGCAGCAGGCCACGCTCAACCGCCTGGAGACCGCGCTCGCGCTGGTCGAGGGCTGGGTCTGCCACGTGGTCGACTCCGCCGTCGCCGACCGCCTGCCCAACGTGGTGCGTCTGGGCGAGGCCTTCCGCCGCCGCCGCGCCGCCGGCGGCCCGGCCGAGCAGACGTTCGCCGCCCTGGTCGGCCTGGAGCTGCGCCCGCGCCGCCTGCGCGAGGCCAACGCACTGTGGGCCGCGCTGACCGAGCACCGCGGCGTCGCCGGCCGCGACTCCGTCTGGAGCCACCCCGACCTGCTCCCCACCGACGACGACTTCGCGCACCCCGAGGTCTTCGCCCGCTCCCAGCTCGACTTCGACATCGCCGAGCTGGACGACCTGCCCCCCGCCTCGGACGACTGA
- a CDS encoding YlbL family protein yields MKRRGFTVLVGALITFVLTMAAVYAPIPYVILKPGPTVDTLGKEKDADVIQISGTETSTSAGQLRLTTVGVQPEPNLVSAILGWFDGTEAVVPRELIYPPDETEEQVDQRNAEEFQASQTTAETAALRELGLPILVAVAKVSDDGPSVGKLQAGDVISGVDGETVDSAPRLTELVRAKPAGTLRTLDVTRAGQKLAVQITTQEMDGQPRIGVEIEEKPPFQLEIKLDEIGGPSAGLMFTLGIIDKLKPEDLTGGKIVAGTGTIDADGKVGEIGGIPQKLVGAKRAGAELFLVPAGNCEEAKRNAVDGLPMYRVATLDDALSALEAVRAGRTPELC; encoded by the coding sequence ATGAAACGTCGCGGCTTCACGGTTCTCGTCGGTGCGCTCATCACATTCGTGCTGACCATGGCCGCCGTGTACGCCCCGATCCCGTACGTGATCCTCAAGCCCGGCCCGACCGTCGACACGCTCGGCAAGGAGAAGGACGCGGACGTCATCCAGATCTCCGGCACCGAGACCTCCACCTCCGCGGGCCAGCTCCGCCTCACCACGGTCGGCGTGCAGCCCGAGCCGAACCTGGTGAGCGCGATCCTGGGCTGGTTCGACGGCACCGAGGCGGTCGTGCCGCGCGAGCTGATCTACCCGCCGGACGAGACCGAGGAGCAGGTCGACCAGCGCAACGCGGAGGAGTTCCAGGCGTCGCAGACCACCGCGGAGACGGCCGCGCTGCGCGAGCTCGGGCTGCCGATCCTGGTCGCCGTGGCGAAGGTGTCGGACGACGGCCCGTCCGTGGGCAAGCTGCAGGCCGGCGACGTGATCAGCGGGGTGGACGGCGAGACGGTCGACTCCGCGCCGCGGCTGACCGAGCTGGTCCGGGCGAAGCCGGCCGGGACGCTGCGCACGCTCGACGTCACGCGCGCCGGGCAGAAGCTGGCCGTGCAGATCACCACGCAGGAGATGGACGGCCAGCCGCGCATCGGGGTGGAGATCGAGGAGAAGCCGCCGTTCCAGCTCGAGATCAAGCTCGACGAGATCGGCGGCCCCAGCGCCGGGCTGATGTTCACGCTGGGCATCATCGACAAGCTCAAGCCGGAGGATCTGACGGGCGGAAAGATCGTCGCGGGTACGGGCACGATCGACGCGGACGGCAAGGTGGGCGAGATCGGTGGCATCCCGCAGAAGCTGGTCGGCGCGAAGCGGGCCGGTGCCGAGCTGTTCCTCGTCCCCGCGGGCAACTGCGAGGAGGCCAAGCGGAACGCGGTGGACGGCCTGCCCATGTACCGAGTGGCCACGCTCGATGACGCGCTGTCCGCGCTGGAAGCCGTGCGCGCCGGCCGTACCCCGGAGCTTTGCTGA
- a CDS encoding UPF0182 family membrane protein translates to MSRRGRATIGVLIGVFVLFTLLGWGVDAWTDWLWFDEVAFTQVFTGKLITQLLLFLSVGAAMAVIVGGNLYLAFRLRPMLRPPSAEQATLERYRMVLTPRVGTWIAVLSVIVGLFAGLSAQSRWQDWLLFRNKQPFGVTDPQFGVDVGFYVFEYPFYRYVLGVAFTAVVLSVIGALAVHYIFGGVRLQGIGDRMTAAARAHLTSLVALFVLLKAVAYVLDRRALLLNHNSGTDLYGAGYADINALLPAKEILAYISVVVAIAIIVFSNAVMRNLTWPGVSLALLGISAVAIGGIYPWAVQTFEVNPSIRDKEAEYIRHSINATRDAFGIAASDVQAFGASNLTPPAELSTDPDVVPNIRLLDPQLVSETYTQLQQVRGFYDFGQKLDIDRYQVDGKSQDYVVGVREINYGELTDQQNNWINRHTVYTHGYGLVAAPANRVVCNGQPYFVSGFLNDAQPDPAQAEQQAECNSSEELIKVEQPRVYYGEQTRDEANDYAIVGAGAEGRPVEFDRPGANNSDTYYTYTGSGGIPIGSLTRRLLYAVKNAETNFLLSDAVNENSRLMYVRDPRSRVEKVAPFLTIDGDPYPSVVDGKIVWILDGYTTSATYPYSQRINLQTETEDATTGVGAFALAGQDVNYMRNSVKATVDAYDGTVTLYEFDTQDPVLKAWNQAFGGDLVKPKSEIPAALAEHLRYPVDLFKVQRNLLSRFHVTDPGGYFTGDDFWAVPNTPGQSESPSKQPPYYLNTQLGTQTDTTFQLTAALSPAKRQNLASIMSGWYDAQGNPQLQVLELPDSTPVLGPEQVFQRMTTEGDARTAISQLTADGAARIDYGNLLSLPFGNGILYVEPIYVQSNDESAYPLMQRVLLSYGDGKYVVLANNISEGINTLVDRARRGQTSAPSTPEQPGGTPSTPPPSGSATPTAPASPTPTVTGAPPPGNVTLDQAAQRVQAAITEVREAQKSGNFDRYGKALTELDEAMKQWDAAQRSATSPSPQG, encoded by the coding sequence ATGAGCCGGCGTGGCCGCGCGACCATCGGCGTCCTGATCGGGGTGTTCGTCCTGTTCACCCTGCTCGGCTGGGGCGTCGATGCCTGGACCGACTGGTTGTGGTTCGACGAGGTCGCGTTCACGCAGGTCTTCACCGGCAAGCTGATCACCCAGCTGCTGCTCTTCCTGTCCGTCGGCGCGGCCATGGCCGTGATCGTCGGCGGCAACCTGTACCTGGCGTTCCGGCTGCGCCCGATGCTGCGGCCACCGTCCGCCGAGCAGGCCACGCTGGAGCGGTACCGGATGGTGCTGACGCCGCGGGTCGGCACCTGGATCGCGGTGCTGTCCGTCATCGTCGGCCTGTTCGCCGGGCTCTCCGCGCAGAGCCGCTGGCAGGACTGGCTGCTGTTCCGCAACAAGCAGCCGTTCGGCGTGACGGACCCGCAGTTCGGCGTGGACGTCGGCTTCTACGTCTTCGAGTACCCGTTCTACCGCTACGTGCTCGGCGTCGCCTTCACGGCCGTGGTGCTGTCCGTGATCGGCGCGCTGGCCGTGCACTACATCTTCGGCGGCGTGCGGCTGCAGGGCATCGGCGACCGGATGACCGCCGCCGCCCGCGCCCACCTGACCTCGCTGGTCGCGCTGTTCGTGCTGCTCAAGGCAGTGGCGTACGTGCTGGACCGGCGCGCGCTGCTGCTCAACCACAACAGCGGCACGGACCTCTACGGCGCGGGGTACGCGGACATCAACGCGCTGCTGCCGGCCAAGGAGATCCTGGCGTACATCTCCGTGGTGGTCGCCATCGCGATCATCGTGTTCTCCAACGCGGTCATGCGGAACCTCACCTGGCCCGGCGTCTCGCTGGCGCTGCTCGGCATCTCCGCGGTCGCGATCGGCGGCATCTACCCGTGGGCGGTGCAGACCTTCGAGGTCAACCCGAGCATCCGGGACAAGGAGGCCGAGTACATACGGCACAGCATCAACGCCACCCGGGACGCGTTCGGCATCGCCGCCAGCGACGTGCAGGCGTTCGGCGCGAGCAATCTGACCCCGCCGGCCGAACTGTCCACCGACCCGGACGTCGTACCGAACATCCGGCTCCTCGACCCGCAGCTCGTCTCCGAGACGTACACGCAGCTCCAGCAGGTCCGTGGCTTCTACGACTTCGGCCAGAAGCTGGACATCGACCGGTACCAGGTCGACGGCAAGAGCCAGGACTACGTGGTCGGCGTCCGTGAGATCAACTACGGCGAGCTGACCGACCAGCAGAACAACTGGATCAACCGGCACACCGTCTACACCCACGGGTACGGGCTGGTGGCCGCGCCGGCGAACCGGGTGGTCTGCAACGGCCAGCCGTACTTCGTCTCCGGCTTCCTCAACGACGCGCAGCCGGACCCGGCGCAGGCCGAGCAGCAGGCCGAGTGCAACTCCAGCGAGGAGCTGATCAAGGTCGAGCAGCCGCGGGTCTACTACGGCGAGCAGACCCGCGACGAGGCCAACGACTACGCGATCGTCGGCGCGGGCGCGGAGGGCCGGCCCGTCGAGTTCGACCGCCCCGGCGCGAACAACAGCGACACGTACTACACGTACACCGGGTCCGGCGGCATCCCGATCGGCTCGCTCACCCGCCGACTGCTCTACGCGGTCAAGAACGCCGAGACGAACTTCCTGCTCTCCGACGCGGTCAACGAGAACTCCCGGCTGATGTACGTGCGCGACCCCCGCTCCCGGGTGGAGAAGGTCGCGCCGTTCCTGACCATCGACGGCGACCCGTACCCGTCCGTGGTGGACGGCAAGATCGTCTGGATTCTGGACGGCTACACGACGTCGGCGACGTACCCGTACTCGCAGCGGATCAACCTGCAGACCGAGACCGAGGACGCCACCACCGGCGTCGGCGCGTTCGCGCTGGCCGGCCAGGACGTCAACTACATGCGCAACTCGGTCAAGGCGACCGTCGACGCGTACGACGGCACGGTCACGCTCTACGAGTTCGACACGCAGGACCCGGTGCTCAAGGCGTGGAACCAGGCGTTCGGCGGCGACCTCGTCAAGCCGAAGTCGGAGATCCCGGCCGCGCTCGCCGAGCACCTGCGCTACCCGGTCGACCTGTTCAAGGTGCAGCGCAACCTGCTCTCCCGGTTCCACGTGACCGACCCGGGCGGCTACTTCACCGGTGACGACTTCTGGGCGGTGCCGAACACGCCCGGCCAGTCCGAGTCGCCGTCCAAGCAGCCGCCGTACTACCTGAACACGCAGCTCGGCACGCAGACCGACACGACGTTCCAGCTCACGGCCGCGCTCAGCCCGGCCAAACGGCAGAACCTCGCCTCGATCATGTCCGGCTGGTACGACGCACAGGGCAACCCGCAGCTGCAGGTGCTGGAGTTACCCGACTCCACACCCGTGCTCGGCCCGGAACAGGTCTTCCAGCGGATGACCACCGAAGGCGACGCGCGAACCGCGATCAGCCAGCTCACCGCGGACGGCGCGGCCCGGATCGACTACGGCAACCTGCTGTCGCTGCCGTTCGGCAACGGCATCCTCTACGTCGAGCCGATCTACGTGCAGAGCAACGACGAGAGCGCATACCCGCTGATGCAGCGCGTCCTGCTCTCCTACGGTGACGGCAAATACGTGGTGCTCGCCAACAACATCAGCGAGGGCATCAACACGCTGGTCGACCGCGCCAGACGCGGCCAAACCTCGGCGCCCTCCACACCCGAGCAACCCGGCGGCACCCCGTCCACACCGCCACCGTCCGGCTCCGCCACGCCCACCGCGCCGGCCAGCCCCACGCCGACCGTGACCGGGGCACCGCCACCCGGCAACGTCACGCTCGACCAGGCCGCCCAGCGCGTCCAGGCCGCGATCACGGAGGTGCGGGAGGCGCAGAAGTCCGGCAACTTCGACCGGTACGGCAAGGCGCTGACCGAACTCGACGAGGCCATGAAGCAGTGGGACGCGGCCCAGCGGTCCGCCACCTCACCCAGCCCACAAGGCTGA
- a CDS encoding serine hydrolase domain-containing protein — MTYRDRPDLQRAVETFVDAGFAGLHLRVRDERGEWAGSAGVRALGEPGPPPIDGHFWAGSVVKTFTATAVLHLCAEGLIDLDAPIAGHLPTLDLDGRITARMLLQHTSGLFNYTGEYYADGTFVPGIPATGREWVETRLRSYRPEELVALALSKPARFAPGTDWSYSNTNYTVAALLIERLTGDTYGNQLARRILRPLGLRDTVLAGEITDLPDPYAHGYYRYQDGDDWTVTDVSRQNLSMLPAAGGMISTTRDLQTFFTALHRGDLLPAQLLAEMLTPTGPLGYGLGIFVQDLGHRTVHHHNGGAPGGYGALMYSTPDATTTMTAGITMGDAPINPAEIFPTALNTLIRTIFD, encoded by the coding sequence ATGACCTACCGTGACCGGCCGGACCTGCAGCGGGCCGTCGAGACGTTCGTCGACGCCGGCTTCGCCGGGCTGCACCTGCGCGTCCGCGACGAGCGGGGCGAGTGGGCCGGCAGCGCCGGTGTCCGCGCGCTCGGCGAGCCCGGCCCGCCGCCGATCGACGGCCACTTCTGGGCCGGCAGCGTCGTCAAGACCTTCACCGCCACGGCCGTCCTGCACCTGTGCGCCGAGGGCCTGATCGACCTGGACGCGCCGATCGCCGGCCATCTGCCGACCCTCGACCTGGACGGCCGCATCACCGCGCGGATGCTGCTCCAGCACACCAGCGGCCTGTTCAACTACACCGGCGAGTACTACGCCGACGGCACGTTCGTCCCCGGCATCCCCGCCACCGGCCGCGAGTGGGTGGAGACCCGCCTGCGGTCCTACCGGCCCGAGGAGCTGGTGGCACTGGCACTGTCCAAGCCGGCGCGGTTCGCGCCGGGCACGGACTGGAGCTACTCGAACACCAACTACACCGTGGCCGCGCTGCTGATCGAGCGGCTGACCGGCGACACGTACGGCAACCAGCTGGCCCGCCGCATCCTGCGCCCGCTCGGCCTCCGCGACACCGTCCTGGCCGGCGAGATCACGGACCTGCCCGATCCGTACGCGCACGGCTACTACCGCTACCAGGACGGCGACGACTGGACCGTCACCGACGTGTCCCGCCAGAACCTCTCCATGCTCCCCGCCGCCGGCGGCATGATCTCGACCACCCGGGACCTGCAGACGTTCTTCACCGCCCTGCACCGCGGCGACCTGCTCCCCGCCCAGCTGCTGGCCGAGATGCTCACCCCCACCGGCCCGCTCGGCTACGGCCTCGGCATCTTCGTCCAGGACCTCGGCCACCGCACCGTCCACCACCACAACGGCGGCGCCCCCGGCGGCTACGGCGCCCTCATGTACAGCACCCCCGACGCCACCACGACCATGACCGCCGGCATCACCATGGGCGACGCCCCCATCAACCCGGCAGAGATCTTCCCCACCGCCCTCAACACCCTGATCCGCACCATCTTCGACTGA
- a CDS encoding DUF4097 family beta strand repeat-containing protein, with protein sequence MHTYATPAPVSAVLDIPAGRISLIAADRADTTVEVRPADAARARDVTAAQRVEVAYDDGVLRIAAPKPAGLLGATGSVEVTVRLPAGSRVEATTASAEFRGVGRLGDVVFDGAHGTVTLDETAGARLSVQAGDVTVGRLGGPAAITTRRGDLRVAEAVTGTVTLRTEHGDISIGSARDASLDAGTGHGRVHNSLRNTRGAGAALAIHATTAYGDITARGL encoded by the coding sequence ATGCACACGTACGCCACCCCCGCGCCCGTCTCCGCCGTCCTGGACATTCCCGCCGGACGGATCAGCCTGATCGCCGCCGACCGCGCCGACACCACCGTCGAGGTCCGGCCGGCGGACGCCGCCCGGGCCCGCGACGTCACGGCCGCGCAGCGCGTCGAGGTCGCCTACGACGACGGCGTCCTGCGGATCGCGGCGCCGAAGCCGGCCGGGCTGCTCGGCGCCACCGGCTCCGTCGAGGTGACGGTGCGGCTGCCCGCCGGCTCCCGGGTCGAGGCGACGACGGCCAGCGCCGAATTCCGCGGCGTGGGCCGGCTCGGCGACGTCGTGTTCGACGGCGCGCACGGCACGGTCACGCTCGACGAGACCGCGGGCGCGCGGCTGTCCGTGCAGGCCGGCGACGTCACGGTCGGCCGGCTCGGCGGGCCCGCGGCGATCACCACCCGGCGGGGTGACCTGCGCGTCGCCGAGGCCGTCACCGGCACCGTCACGCTCCGCACCGAGCACGGCGACATCTCCATCGGCTCCGCCCGCGACGCCTCCCTCGACGCCGGCACCGGCCACGGCCGCGTGCACAACTCGCTCCGCAACACCCGCGGCGCCGGCGCCGCGCTCGCCATCCACGCCACCACCGCGTACGGCGACATCACCGCCCGCGGCCTGTGA
- a CDS encoding MarR family transcriptional regulator yields MPGGRLTPQERQQIALGLADGLAYAEIARRLDRPTSTVTREVMRNGGPTAYRADLAHHATERRARRRRTAAAGPAGAPPQPHGRDAEAVREYEETFAAVFMQSGLPRMTARTLAALYTADTGSLTASELAARLRVSAASVSKAVALLAGQGLIRRERDERRRERYVVDDELLYQSTMASARSTAHLGEIARQGVSVLGAGTPAAARLENIARFVDFVSEGIARAANQAREILRSGPGPDGEVTAPE; encoded by the coding sequence ATGCCGGGAGGCAGGCTCACCCCGCAGGAACGGCAGCAGATCGCGCTCGGACTGGCCGACGGCCTCGCCTACGCGGAGATCGCCCGGCGCCTCGACCGTCCGACGTCGACCGTCACCCGGGAGGTCATGCGCAACGGCGGGCCCACGGCGTACCGTGCGGATCTGGCTCATCACGCCACCGAGCGGCGCGCCCGGCGCCGGCGGACGGCCGCGGCCGGACCGGCCGGCGCGCCGCCGCAGCCGCACGGGCGCGACGCCGAGGCCGTGCGGGAGTACGAGGAGACGTTCGCCGCGGTCTTCATGCAGTCGGGGCTGCCCCGGATGACCGCCCGGACGCTCGCGGCGCTCTACACCGCGGACACCGGCAGCCTCACCGCGTCCGAGCTGGCCGCGCGGCTGCGGGTCAGCGCGGCGTCGGTCTCCAAGGCGGTCGCGCTGCTCGCCGGGCAGGGTCTCATCCGGCGGGAACGCGACGAGCGGCGCCGCGAGCGCTACGTGGTCGACGACGAACTGCTCTACCAGTCGACGATGGCCAGCGCCCGGTCCACCGCCCACCTCGGCGAGATCGCCCGGCAGGGCGTGAGCGTGCTCGGCGCGGGCACGCCGGCCGCCGCCCGGCTGGAGAACATCGCCCGCTTCGTCGACTTCGTCTCCGAGGGCATCGCCCGCGCCGCGAACCAGGCCCGCGAGATCCTGCGCAGCGGGCCCGGCCCGGACGGCGAGGTCACCGCGCCGGAGTGA
- a CDS encoding ABC transporter ATP-binding protein, translated as MTVLIGYLRPHRRTLLIGLVLGLLGSAAGLATPLAAKEIIDSLGDGGFPGRPVAVLVGLVVVGTVISFRQWMMMATLAERIVYEARVSVVRRYFAARVGALTGRPTGELVTRATSDPALLHDAAASVVSLVTNVLGFLATLVLMAVLDPVLLGSTLLAVLLVGAVMVTLLPSIGRAQEAAQASIGELGGTLEGSIRAIRTVKASRAEERQSGRIVAAASEAFRHGLHAAHQAAKVWTVSWTGIQLAIIVILGLGAWRVELGLLEVSSLIAFLLYLFQLMGPATEITQNLTTLQAGMAAAARLRTIDELPTEDFTGPPPDSARPDAVLELRRVTARYAPDGPDAVHEIDLTIPRLGHTAVVGPSGAGKTTLFSLVLRFVEPTSGTLLLDGVPYGSHQVRSRFAYVEQETPLVPGTIRDNLRFTHPDATDEELAAALAAVRLTERVAALPQGLDTPLSATELSGGERQRVALARAVIRTPEVLLLDEATAQLDALTEQALQECVRAQSRTGAVVTIAHRLSTVLDADRIVVLEAGRVRAQGTHAQLLETDDLYRRLVEALRIATPRPLTPAR; from the coding sequence ATGACTGTCTTAATCGGGTATCTGCGCCCGCACCGCCGTACCCTCCTGATCGGTCTGGTCCTGGGTCTGCTCGGAAGCGCGGCCGGGCTCGCCACGCCGCTGGCCGCCAAGGAGATCATCGACTCGCTCGGCGACGGCGGTTTCCCGGGCCGCCCGGTCGCGGTGCTGGTGGGCCTGGTCGTGGTCGGCACCGTGATCTCGTTCCGGCAGTGGATGATGATGGCCACACTGGCCGAGCGGATCGTCTACGAGGCGCGCGTCTCCGTGGTCCGCCGCTACTTCGCGGCCCGGGTCGGCGCGCTCACCGGCCGCCCGACCGGAGAGCTGGTCACCCGCGCCACCTCCGACCCGGCGCTGCTGCACGACGCGGCCGCCAGCGTGGTCAGCCTGGTCACGAACGTGCTCGGCTTCCTGGCCACGCTGGTGCTGATGGCCGTGCTCGACCCGGTGCTGCTGGGCAGCACGCTCCTGGCCGTGCTGCTGGTCGGCGCCGTGATGGTGACGCTGCTGCCGTCGATCGGCCGCGCGCAGGAGGCCGCGCAGGCCTCGATCGGCGAACTGGGCGGCACGCTGGAGGGCAGCATCCGCGCGATCCGGACGGTCAAGGCCAGCCGCGCGGAGGAGCGCCAGTCCGGCCGGATCGTGGCGGCCGCCTCGGAGGCGTTCCGGCACGGCCTGCACGCCGCGCACCAGGCGGCCAAGGTGTGGACCGTCTCCTGGACCGGCATCCAGCTCGCGATCATCGTGATCCTCGGCCTCGGCGCCTGGCGGGTGGAGCTGGGCCTGCTGGAGGTGTCCAGCCTGATCGCGTTCCTGCTGTATCTCTTCCAGCTGATGGGCCCGGCCACCGAGATCACCCAGAACCTGACCACGCTCCAGGCCGGGATGGCCGCCGCGGCCCGGCTGCGCACGATCGACGAGTTGCCCACCGAGGACTTCACCGGCCCGCCGCCGGACTCCGCCCGGCCGGACGCGGTGCTGGAGCTGCGCCGGGTCACCGCCCGGTACGCGCCGGACGGCCCGGACGCCGTGCACGAGATCGACCTGACCATCCCTCGCCTGGGCCACACCGCGGTGGTGGGCCCGTCCGGCGCCGGCAAGACCACGCTGTTCTCGCTGGTCCTGCGCTTCGTCGAGCCCACCTCCGGCACCCTGCTGCTGGACGGCGTGCCCTACGGATCGCACCAGGTCAGGTCGCGCTTCGCGTACGTCGAGCAGGAGACGCCGCTGGTTCCCGGCACCATCCGGGACAACCTGCGTTTCACCCACCCGGACGCCACCGACGAGGAACTGGCCGCCGCGCTGGCCGCGGTCCGGCTCACCGAGCGGGTCGCCGCGCTCCCGCAGGGCCTGGACACGCCGCTCTCCGCCACCGAGCTCTCCGGCGGCGAACGTCAGCGCGTCGCACTGGCCCGCGCCGTCATCCGTACCCCCGAGGTCCTGCTGCTCGACGAGGCCACCGCGCAACTGGACGCGCTCACCGAACAGGCGCTCCAGGAGTGCGTGCGCGCCCAGTCCCGCACCGGCGCGGTCGTCACCATCGCGCACCGCCTCTCCACCGTGCTCGACGCGGACCGGATCGTGGTGCTGGAGGCGGGTCGGGTGCGCGCCCAGGGCACGCACGCGCAGCTGCTGGAGACCGACGACCTCTACCGCCGCCTGGTCGAGGCGCTGCGCATCGCCACCCCGCGTCCGCTCACTCCGGCGCGGTGA
- a CDS encoding TetR/AcrR family transcriptional regulator, producing the protein MTVDVPNSGSRARTRRAILDAAIAALGRNPAASLAEIATAAGVGRTTLHRYFADRSDLLAAVNTEGIARIDRAVRLARLPEGTGGDAIARLAREYFDLGDLLSLLFADPQLVGDPTWEGGADACDPRLEEVVTRGHRDGTIDPELPPGWVQSLIWSQLYAGWGYTAAGASRHDALRLVLRTLTGALAPRPDREVR; encoded by the coding sequence ATGACCGTCGACGTACCGAACAGCGGCAGCCGTGCGCGTACCCGCCGGGCGATCCTGGACGCCGCGATCGCGGCGCTCGGCCGGAACCCGGCCGCCTCGCTCGCCGAGATCGCCACCGCCGCCGGCGTCGGCCGCACCACGCTGCACCGCTACTTCGCGGACCGCTCCGACCTGCTCGCGGCCGTGAACACCGAGGGCATCGCGCGGATCGACCGCGCCGTGCGGCTGGCCCGCCTCCCCGAGGGCACCGGCGGCGACGCGATCGCGCGGCTGGCCCGGGAGTACTTCGACCTCGGCGACCTGCTCTCCCTGCTGTTCGCGGACCCGCAACTGGTCGGCGACCCGACCTGGGAGGGTGGCGCCGACGCCTGCGACCCCCGGCTGGAGGAGGTCGTCACGCGCGGCCACCGCGACGGCACCATCGACCCGGAGCTGCCCCCCGGCTGGGTGCAGAGTCTCATCTGGTCCCAGCTCTACGCCGGCTGGGGCTACACCGCCGCCGGCGCCTCCCGCCACGACGCCCTGCGCCTCGTCCTGCGCACCCTGACCGGTGCGCTGGCCCCACGCCCGGACCGCGAGGTCCGGTGA